A genome region from Primulina eburnea isolate SZY01 chromosome 9, ASM2296580v1, whole genome shotgun sequence includes the following:
- the LOC140841005 gene encoding LOW QUALITY PROTEIN: uncharacterized protein (The sequence of the model RefSeq protein was modified relative to this genomic sequence to represent the inferred CDS: deleted 1 base in 1 codon), translated as MECNKDEALRAKSIANGKLEKKEFGDARKFALKAQTLYAGLDGISQLMATLDVYVSAENKISGEVDWYGVLGVSPSADDEAIRKQYRKFALMLHPDKNKSVGAEGAFKLVSEAWTLLSDKAKRLAYNQRRVSKGFLQKVPVHNGGPSAAPRANGYYNFASRTSVPVTQNNYVKLPPKPAPTPTPTPSHQRTDTFWTICDLCKIHYEYVKIYLNNTLLCQNCKKAFKATETASPYNCSNPTNQFPPQRHSTHGNHVPDRNAHDPGKNCGAAQKSITGQSGPNSNRHVNQHQDSLSRTATVGSRDPSIAVKAANVVQLARDKLKRAHTESHASSGWEAYIKKRKLDDDVRRSGTNNNSSQGHGGFGTSSASAGSSVYDFSGTYDKPNITRELTAMETRNMLMVKARRETQKKLNEWQLEMISKPVTKEKDKMKASKKEIIQGESSAARIAKQAEKYQVNCASGNAMRDDPAVASINVPDPDFHDFDLDRTESSFGDNEVWAAYDNDDGMPRFYALINKVISRKPFKLGISWLNSKTNSEFSNLDWIGSGFYKTCGEFRVGKHETCKFINSFSHKVSYSKRLRGGILLLPRKGDVWALYKNWSSDWSEQTPDEVIHKYDMVTVLADYSEDMGVTVAPLVKAVGFKTVFFSNLDPEMIKRIPKEEMFQFSHQVPNHLLSGQEAQNAPKDCLELDPAATPLELLQVITGPMRHLNKKVRKTESSTSLSPNSKNEDIAFTSQP; from the exons ATGGAGTGCAATAAAGATGAAGCCCTCCGGGCCAAATCAATTGCTAACGGCAAGTTAGAGAAAAAGGAGTTTGGAGATGCGAGAAAATTTGCCTTGAAAGCTCAAACTCTGTATGCAGGGTTGGATGGAATATCCCAGTTGATGGCGACACTGGATGTGTATGTGTCTGCAGAGAATAAGATAAGTGGTGAAGTAGATTGGTACGGAGTACTTGGTGTAAGCCCCTCGGCTGATGATGAAGCAATAAGAAAACAGTACCGGAAGTTTGCCCTCATGCTGCACCCTGATAAAAATAAATCTGTTGGTGCCGAAGGTGCATTTAAACTGGTTTCTGAAGCATGGACTTTGTTATCTGATAAGGCAAAGAGGTTGGCTTATAATCAAAGGAGGGTCTCCAAGGGGTTTCTCCAGAAGGTTCCTGTGCATAATGGTGGTCCATCAGCGGCACCCAGGGCGAATGGGTATTACAATTTTGCAAGCAGGACATCAGTTCCAGTGACCCAAAATAATTATGTGAAGCTGCCCCCTAAACCTGCTCCTACTCCTACTCCTACTCCATCCCATCAAAGAACTGATACTTTTTGGACGATATGTGATTTGTGCAAGATCCATTATGAGTATGTGAAGATATATCTAAACAATACTCTTCTTTGTCAAAATTGTAAAAAGGCCTTTAAGGCTACAGAGACTGCTTCGCCATACAATTGTTCCAATCCAACCAATCAGTTTCCTCCGCAGCGGCACTCTACTCATGGTAATCATGTACCCGATCGAAATGCTCACGATCCTGGAAAAAATTGTGGAGCTGCTCAAAAGTCAATAACAGGCCAGTCAGGTCCAAATTCCAATAGGCATGTTAACCAACATCAGGATTCACTCTCTAGAACAGCTACTGTAGGTAGCAGAGATCCTTCGATTGCTGTCAAAGCTGCCAATGTTGTTCAACTGGCACGGGATAAGTTGAAGAGAGCACACACTGAATCACATGCCTCCTCTGGGTGGGAGGCGTATATTAAAAAGAGAAAATTAGATGATGATGTCAGGAGATCTGGAACTAACAATAATTCATCCCAGGGACATGGTGGATTTGGAACTTCCAGTGCGAGTGCTGGATCAAGCGTTTATGACTTTTCTGGAACATACGATAAGCCAAACATCACTAGAGAGTTGACAGCCATGGAAACCCGAAACATGCTTATGGTCAAGGCTCGACGGGAGACTCAAAAGAAGCTAAATGAATGGCAGCTGGAGATGATATCCAAGCCTGTGACTAAAGAGAAAGACAAGATGAAAGCAAGCAAGAAAGAGATAATTCAAGGTGAGTCGTCTGCTGCCAGGATAGCCAAGCAAGCAGAAAAATATCAGGTTAACTGTGCTTCTGGTAATGCCATGAGAGATGATCCTGCAGTGGCATCCATAAATGTTCCAGATCCCGATTTTCATGATTTTGACCTGGATAGAACTGAAAGTTCTTTTGGAGATAATGAAGTTTGGGCTGCATATGACAATGATGATGGCATGCCACGTTTCTATGCTCTAATCAACAAGGTCATCTCTAGGAAGCCATTTAAGTTG GGGATTAGCTGGCTTAACTCAAAAACTAACAGTGAATTTAGTAATCTAGACTGGATAGGCTCAGGTTTCTATAAAACATGCGGAGAATTTAGGGTGGGCAAACATGAAACTTGTAAATTCATCAATTCTTTTTCTCACAAGGTTAGTTATTCGAAAAGGCTGCGTGGAGGCATTTTATTACTCCCCAGGAAGGGTGATGTTTGGGCACTCTACAAAAACTGGTCATCTGATTGGAGTGAGCAGACACCTGATGAAGTTATACACAAGTACGATATGGTGACGGTATTAGCTGACTATAGCGAGGATATGGGTGTCACTGTTGCTCCTCTTGTGAAGGCGGTCGGGTTCAAAAcagtatttttttcaaatttggaCCCTGAAATGATCAAGAGAATACCTAAGGAAGAGATGTTCCAATTTTCTCATCAGGTCCCAAACCATTTACTTTCTGGCCAAGAAGCTCAAAACGCCCCCAAAGATTGCCTGGAGCTGGATCCTGCAGCTACTCCGCTGGAACTTCTTCAGGTGATAACGGGACCAATGAGGCATCTGAACAAGAAAGTTCGGAAGACGGAGAGCTCGACGTCTCTTTCCCCCAACTCCAAGAATGAAGACATCGCTTTCACTTCACAGCCATAG
- the LOC140841003 gene encoding probable protein phosphatase 2C 76 has translation MLCNSFLRSVNLWAGHIERSIEVGKFRYICGGSNATCRLTYLWDRKFVGTRKMMVDSGSTARRPIIDVLTEKDDGGGFASGGWKSEDGRLSCGYSSFRGKRASMEDFYDIKTSKIDGQSVYLFGIFDGHGGSRAAEFLKEHLFENIMKHSEFIRNVKLALSEAYQQTDREFLESEKDTFRDDGSTASTAVLVGNHLYVANVGDSRTIISKAGKAIPLSEDHKPNRSDERKRIENAGGIVMWAGTWRVGGVLAMSRAFGNRMLKQFVVAEPEVQEQEVDQDLELLVLASDGLWDVVPNEDAVLIAQTEDDPEAGARKLTETAFARGSADNITCIVVKFCHDKTRPEEIPQHLEAELKETKQDCEPKPEVSQLDSEPESEETQQS, from the exons ATGTTATGCAACAGTTTTTTGAGGTCTGTAAATCTTTGGGCGGGACACATTGAGAGATCTATTGAGGTGGGGAAGTTTCGGTATATTTGCGGAGGTTCTAATGCTACTTGCCGCTTAACATATTTGTGGGATAGAAAATTTGTGGGAACTAGAAAGATGATGGTGGATTCTGGGTCGACTGCAAGAAGACCTATCATTGATGTCTTAACTGAGAAGGATGATGGTGGTGGCTTTGCCAGTGGAGGGTGGAAAAG TGAAGATGGAAGATTAAGTTGTGGTTATTCCAGTTTTAGAGGGAAAAGGGCTAGCATGGAGGATTTCTACGATATCAAGACTTCCAAAATTGATGGGCAATCAGTCTACctttttgggatatttgatg GTCATGGTGGCTCTCGTGCTGCTGAATTTTTGAAGGAACACCTGTTTGAGAATATCATGAAACATTCAGAATTTATTAGAAATGTGAAACTGGCTTTAA GTGAGGCATATCAGCAAACTGACAGAGAGTTTCTGGAGTCTGAAAAAGACACTTTTCGGGATGACGGCTCAACAGCTTCTACAGCCGTTCTTGTTGGCAATCACCTCTATGTTGCTAATGTTGGAGATTCTCGAACTATAATATCCAAAGCTGGAAAAG CAATACCACTTTCAGAAGATCATAAACCAAATAGAAGTGATGAGAGGAAAAGAATTGAAAATGCTGGAGGTATCGTGATGTGGGCAG GCACTTGGAGGGTTGGAGGTGTATTGGCCATGTCTCGTGCGTTCGGAAATCGCATGCTCAAGCAATTTGTAGTGGCTGAACCTGAAGTTCAG GAACAAGAAGTTGATCAAGATCTTGAATTACTCGTTCTTGCTAGTGACGGTCTTTGGGACGTTGTACCTAATGAG GATGCTGTGTTGATAGCACAAACAGAAGACGACCCCGAAGCAGGAGCTCGGAAGTTGACGGAAACTGCTTTCGCTCGTGGTAGTGCTGACAACATCACCTGCATCGTCGTGAAGTTTTGCCATGATAAAACCAGGCCAGAGGAAATTCCTCAACATCTTGAAGCTGAACTGAAGGAAACAAAGCAAGATTGCGAACCAAAACCCGAGGTATCCCAGTTAGATTCTGAACCAGAGTCAGAGGAGACCCAACAGAGTTGA
- the LOC140841006 gene encoding uncharacterized protein yields the protein MVKLASAREIRMYGPRWARNRLEYINAGLYVFATIVLVCGFASLWTSQARYGLVLAMIGLLIILLVNVHDLVAHLAGIDYRLPLMELDLQLGLVEFAGPLVFAIGTLLFFLATLFLFIQAGKRYDYNKLEVHALNMLIAGPVLWLLGSIHNSCQIYERADGTVQILQGSVHIPFMMASLLFLVGGIINSREQIGYDRRGLDLLGESWIWLCVSGSILLFLGGVANVLKVFEMQHGSESRLEKLRGGAQDRLVRIREGQVPLIGEEQRQQRPIARDEGQPRERQVPQVREEQWRQQRPAAVEEGQSGVTTTPYKDVLVG from the exons ATGGTGAAGCTTGCGTCGGCCCGGGAAATCCGAATGTACGGCCCGAGATGGGCTCGGAACAGATTGGAATATATAAACGCCGGCCTGTACGTCTTCGCGACGATCGTGCTTGTGTGTGGATTCGCGAGCCTGTGGACAAGCCAGGCTCGATACGGGCTGGTTTTGGCCATGATAGGTTTGTTGATAATTTTATTGGTGAACGTGCATGATCTTGTCGCGCATCTCGCCGGAATCGATTACAGGTTGCCGTTGATGGAACTCGATTTGCAGCTGGGGCTCGTGGAATTCGCCGGACCGTTGGTTTTTGCTATCGGCACTCTTCTTTTTTTCTTGGCCACTCTTTTTCTATTCATTCAG GCAGGAAAACGATACGACTATAATAAGTTGGAAGTACATGCTTTAAACATGCTTATTGCTGGTCCAGTTCTATGGTTGCTTGGATCCATCCACAACTCCTGTCAAATCTATGAGAGAGCGGACGGGACTGTTCAGATCTTGCAGGGGAGTGTTCATATACCATTCATGATGGCGAGCTTGTTGTTCCTAGTCGGCGGTATTATCAATAGCCGAGAGCAGATTGGTTACGATCGCCGTGGCTTGGATCTTCTG GGTGAATCATGGATTTGGTTGTGTGTATCCGGAAGCATATTGCTTTTTCTCGGGGGCGTGGCAAACGTCCTAAAAGTTTTTGAGATGCAACATGGTAGTGAATCAAGACTAGAGAAGCTGCGGGGTGGTGCACAAGACCGTTTGGTTCGCATAAGAGAGGGGCAAGTGCCACTCATCGGAGAAGAACAGAGGCAACAGAGGCCAATAGCTAGGGATGAGGGGCAACCGAGAGAGAGGCAGGTGCCACAAGTTAGAGAAGAACAGTGGAGGCAGCAAAGACCAGCTGCCGTGGAGGAGGGGCAGTCGGGCGTGACTACAACCCCTTACAAGGATGTTCTTGTTGGTTAG